The DNA sequence TTGCAGGTCTACAGGATCGCTTTGGACCGTGCTACGTAGTTCCGGAGGGAGGAACCAACGAACTGGCCATTCGGGGAACGGCCGAGATCATGCCCGAGATCAGCCACCAGATGGGGCAGGCACCGGACTACGTATGCTGTTCGGTTGGAACGGGCGGGACGGTGCTGGGCTTGGCCCGGACGGCTCCGCCCTCAACGACGGTCATTGGTTTTCTGGCGTTGAAAGCGCCGTCGTTCACCTTACCCCAGCCGGCAACCTGTCAGCTGGCAAAATCCTATCATTTTGGGGGCTACGCGAAAACCACGCCCCAGCTCCTCGACTTTATCAAGGGTTTTGAGCAGCGAACCGGTGTACGAATCGAGCAGGTGTACACGGGGAAGATGTTGTATGGTATTGGCGACCTGGCGCGGCAGGGGGCGTTTCCAGCCGGCGCTACGGTGGTTGCCGTTCACACGGGCGGGTTACAGGGGCGCAGCCCGCTGCTCGATGAGACTGGATAAAGGGGACGTTCTGCTACGCAGGAGGCTGGTTCATCCGGCAGGCAGTATGGTCACGTGACTCAGGGCTGGACGCTGGCCCGCCGGAGCCGGTCGTTCATAGCCTGCCCCAGACCGAGGTTTGGCAGCAGTTCCGCGTAAATAATATCGACGTCAAGCGCATCGAGCGAACGCAGAGCGGCAAAGAGGTTCTTT is a window from the Spirosoma rigui genome containing:
- a CDS encoding 1-aminocyclopropane-1-carboxylate deaminase/D-cysteine desulfhydrase, whose amino-acid sequence is MPDITQQFAQFVANSPLTELSDPFPEPLPIRLYLKRDDLLHPQVSGNKWRKLKYNLLAAHEQGLNTLLTFGGAFSNHLYATAAAGQLTGLRTIGIVRGEELAGSPLNPTLAFCQSQGMQLHFVSRDAYRQKDEPAYLAGLQDRFGPCYVVPEGGTNELAIRGTAEIMPEISHQMGQAPDYVCCSVGTGGTVLGLARTAPPSTTVIGFLALKAPSFTLPQPATCQLAKSYHFGGYAKTTPQLLDFIKGFEQRTGVRIEQVYTGKMLYGIGDLARQGAFPAGATVVAVHTGGLQGRSPLLDETG